GCGCCGTGCAGCGTGAAGAAGGCCGTCGCCTCCCCGGTGGGCGGCCGCAGCGTgatgtagtagaacatgagctcgTGCACCAGCCCGGACACCAGGAACGTCGCCAGCACCCCCGCGGCGGTGCCCAGGCGCGCGCGCACGGGGCGGTGCACGCACGGCCGGAGCACGGCGGGGACAGAGAGGTTCCAGCGCCGGCCCCAGAAGTCCCGCAGCGACGCCGACAGGTACGGCCGGTCGAACTGCGGCTCCAGATCCATGCCCAGCAGCGcgcgcgccgccgcggccgccgacgCCAGGACCAGCTCCAGGGCCAGGTACACGTGGAACGCGTAGAGGGTGAGCAGGACGTACTGGTTCATCGCCTCCTGGTACCAGTACAGCGACACGATGACGGCGAGCAGCGCGGCCATGACGGCGGAGGAGGCGAGGTCCAGGCCCGACGACGTGCCTTGAGCCTTGTCGGGCCCGTCGCCGTGGAGCCTGACCGGGCCGGAGGCGACGGCGACAAATGCGGGGAACGGGAGGGACGGGTGGAGGGGCCCCTtgccggcggcgaggcggaggagcttGAACTCGGCGAGCCAGGCGAGGAAGAACCCAGAGATGGCGCGCGGGTGGATGGCGCTGAAGGCGAAGGGGAGGAACGGGAGGACGGCGAGCACCGGGAGGAACGCGGTGAGGCGGGGCAGGCCCGGGCGGAGGCGCCCGGCCGCGAAACGGACGTAGCACATGGCCGCGGTCACCGTGGCCGAGACCGCCGCCAGGCTGCGCAGGTCGCCGCCGGACATTCTTGATCGTCGTCGGCCCAGATGCGACGGCCACCGGAGGTTACCCGCGCTGCCTTCTGGTAGAGGTTTACAAGATCCAGGAGCGCGCGAGAGATCGGGAATTTCGTGGTGGTCTTCTTCGAGTCAACGGTGTAAGCTCAGTTGGGAGATGGAAGCACGATAATTggctcatttttattttcttcttttggcTGCCCCGCCGCTGTCATCATTTTTTTTTGAGGTGACGCTGTCATCATTTTATAATGTTGCGGTTTCGCCAGAACCAAACGTCCAAAGGGAAACATGCTAGTGGTAATATGCTAGCCCACCCAACAGCCCAAGTGGATTGAAACAAGAATGGGGCATAGCCAACGACGTGATTGAAGCAGATGGTTGAGGCGATCAACAACTCCTCCTGGAGCCATTATCCCTCAATGGAGTTTTCTTGAGAGAGATTAAAGCTTTGTTTTGAATAGTTTGGATTgctcaccacatgtgtcatgtggtGAGAGATCAAAGCTTTAGCCCTTTTGAATGAATGGAATGAGGATTTCTAGTTAAGGAGAAAACACAGCGCAAGTGCATCTCATTGCCAGGGCCCCACGGGTTGTACGGTGAATTGCTGATTCGCCCCCAAATTCAAACGCCCATACAGAGGAGTGAAGCCTGAACGCTAGTGGTAGTGGATTATGCCCGCTTGCAAAACTTGTACACGGCAAACACCAAAATAAACATAGATCATCGAGCAAACAAAAGCGCCAAGTTCACCTTTACACGCTGCACGCATGGGTTTATTTATTGTAACACCAACAGTCAGGCAGGCAGATGGTGTGTCCTTTATGATGCTAATGGCGATGCTTAGCTAGCTGCAATGGCGGGCGGAGACTGGGGCAGTGCTCCATGACCTTGAGGCTCAGCCATAGCAGCGGATGGGGTCGGAGCAGCGCTTCTTGGCGGACTGGCCGCCCTTCTCCAGGTACTGCTGGTGGTAGTCCTCGGCCGGGTAGAACCTCCTCGCCGGGAGGACCTCCGTCACGATCTTCTCCTTCCACTCTCGCTGCTTCTCTGCCAGCGACTCCCGCGCCTGCCGCTCCTGCTCCGCCGTGTAGTAGTAGATGCCCGACCGGTACTGCGTCCCGACGTCGTTGCCCTGAAGTGCAACGACAAATTGGTTTGTAAACCATGTGCGGAGGCCAAATGCTGCTAACATGCAGTAAAACCATAGCAAAACGGGGAGACACTGAAGATTTGTTATGTCAGATCAACAACTTGAGGGAACTCTCAGAATTTGTGCATATCGTGAGAAAAGTTTATGAAAGGAGACAGTAATGTTGACAGTGCATCGGAAATCTCAGAGGACTATGGATCGATCACATTAAAAAGTGTATACGATGAAGTGTGTAGTGAATTTTCCTATCCGCCGAGGCAATACAATGATCCTTTTAGCTATTTCAAAATATTGACTACATACATATTAAAATGAATGAACATACCTACTAAAATATGTCGAGTCTAGATACAAACGAATCAAGAAAAGGCTTAAAAGGCCTTATATACTCTTTGACCACAAGAATCCCCTTTGAGATTGAAATCGTCTACTTTATCTTAAATAAAAGTATTTCGTTCCGAAGAAGAGAGAATATTCGCTCCTCTGTATTAACGAGCCAGATAACTACGCGAACCAACTAATCACTGAGAATAAGTCAACCCTCAACCCCGTGCCAGGTCCATTGAACCATGCGACACCGGCGACGAGATCTGCACCCGAAGTTCCCAACGGCGGCCGCCGGCTTGGCCGGCACACTATGCGCTCCAACTTACGGCAAGAGCAGCGGTAGAGTGATCGCATCACGTACTCCTACCTGCTtgtatttttttttttttgcggtgaACACGTACCTGCTTGTTGAGCGTGGTGGGGTTGTGCTTGGCCCAGAAGACGTCGAGGAGCACGGCGTAGGGGCACTCCTTGGGGTCGTAGTGCACGCGCACCACCTCGGCGTGGCCGGTGCCGCCGCCGCAGACGTCGCGGTAGGTCGGCCCGTCCAGGTGCCCCTGCGAGTAGCCCACCTCCGTGCGCGCCACGCCGGGGAGCCGCTGGTACGCCAGCTCCACGCTCCAGAAGCAGCCCGCCCCGAACTGCGCCAGCTCCagcccctcgccggccgccgcgtcGGCGTCCGGGCCCGCCGCGCCGGTGCTCGACATCCTGTTGCCCGTGGTGGGTGGACTTTTCTAGGATCGGTTTGATCGGTTGAGGGGGCGGGCGCGCGGTGGTCGATCGGGTCTGGAACTCTGGATGTCCAGGTTTCGTAATAAGGCCTGTCGAATTGAATTTTGTGACGTGGGCGTGTGGCCACTTGCGCCGTGCGAATCCGTGGTTCAATGCAGTCCACGATTCCCACCGCATTGTTCACACATTTATGGCTTGGCTTCGTAATTTCGGGTCAATTCAGTACTAAGGTTTACATGGTCGTGAACATGTATACAACTGCAGCTCGACGGGAATGAAGATAAGGAGGAGAAACTCCAATTGAATGAGAAATGCTGCTACATCATTTTAGGGATTCCATGTGGttagagagatcaaatcgcgtccCTTATCATTTTAGGGATTAAAATTTCATTTGCTAGGAGAAGTGCCGATGAAGCTGTTCATACATGTGGGAGGGCGGCACTAGACCTATGGACTCACATCCCATGTTCTTTACGTAATCCCTAATTATTTGATTGCTTCTATGCAATGCAATTGGACATGTATCTGCCTAATAATCAGTAAAAGGACCCCAATATGCATCAAACATCAAATTTGAAGGGGCCCTTGAGAGAATGAAAACCTTTACTACACAAATACCCCCAGCCCCCGAGCGCGGTCCGCAAACCCTATTCGGCGTCTTCAGCGCCCATTACTTCAGCTTTCGCAAATGGATGCACACACCCCTCGGCACGGGCCTACCCCATTTACCCTTTTGCATGTAACTGTAAAAAACGCAaacggggcaccccccccccccctctcttccaCGCTGGGCTGGCCCGTTTATCCCTTTTCTGTTTAAACTGCAAAAAAATGTGCGCAGGTGTGATTCAAACCAGCGGTCTCCTCATTTAGTGTTAGCTACTATGGCCAACTACACACTCTCCTGATGTGATTTGTTACATCCGTTTCCCTCTTTTCTTCTTTCTATTTTTTCTTGTTTCCTTTTTCAAaatgggtgaacatttttttaacaaaaTGAATAAACTTTTTCATACCATGATTTGTTTTTTCAAAATCTGGTGAACTCTatacaaatttgtgaactttttttgaaaatctgagatttttttttcaaaatcaatgaacctttttcaaatttaaATAGTTTTTCGACAAAAACTGATAAACCAAATCCGTGAACCTTCTTACaaaatccaatgaactttttttcaaatttgtggacTTTTTCTATCAAAAATGATGACCTTTTGTCATATTTATGTTTTTTTAAATatctggtgaacttttttcaaattcatgaacttcttttttaaattg
The window above is part of the Triticum aestivum cultivar Chinese Spring chromosome 2A, IWGSC CS RefSeq v2.1, whole genome shotgun sequence genome. Proteins encoded here:
- the LOC123189550 gene encoding peptide methionine sulfoxide reductase A2-1; the encoded protein is MSSTGAAGPDADAAAGEGLELAQFGAGCFWSVELAYQRLPGVARTEVGYSQGHLDGPTYRDVCGGGTGHAEVVRVHYDPKECPYAVLLDVFWAKHNPTTLNKQGNDVGTQYRSGIYYYTAEQERQARESLAEKQREWKEKIVTEVLPARRFYPAEDYHQQYLEKGGQSAKKRCSDPIRCYG
- the LOC123189549 gene encoding probable long-chain-alcohol O-fatty-acyltransferase 5; the encoded protein is MSGGDLRSLAAVSATVTAAMCYVRFAAGRLRPGLPRLTAFLPVLAVLPFLPFAFSAIHPRAISGFFLAWLAEFKLLRLAAGKGPLHPSLPFPAFVAVASGPVRLHGDGPDKAQGTSSGLDLASSAVMAALLAVIVSLYWYQEAMNQYVLLTLYAFHVYLALELVLASAAAAARALLGMDLEPQFDRPYLSASLRDFWGRRWNLSVPAVLRPCVHRPVRARLGTAAGVLATFLVSGLVHELMFYYITLRPPTGEATAFFTLHGACAVAEAWWARHDAWWRPPRLVATPLTLAFVLVTAFWLFFPPITRPGADKLVIAECEAAVAFVRGAGAWAAGGLSARSTETAGASRLMRPRRMARCSGGNFCVYCAYGCRVVMKMYRNKSIAWLLV